The following is a genomic window from Chloroflexota bacterium.
GTGATCAACGTTTACCTTGCCCTCATACTTATAGCCTGTCTCAGAGCGCACTGCCTCGGCTAGGGAATGATTTGTCTGCACCTCATGGATGGCCATACGGAAACGTGAGTAACAGGAGGCACAAGGCATAGTCACCCGTGATTCTCCACTTTCCTCGATCAACGCTAGATTGCGCAGAGGCAAAGTGACCGCCAGCAAAGGGTCGCTGGCGTGGGCCGGACTGCTACCACAGCAGATCCAATTCTTCGGTTCCACCAACTCCAGTCTGAGACGATCAGCCACCGCCCGCGTGGAGAGATCGAACTCAACGGCGCTGGAATGCAGAGCACAGCCAGGATAATAGGCCAATCGCCCTATCCTCCCTTCCAATGCAGGCCGGGCCTGCACGCCAGGCGCAGTGTAGCGCACCAGTGGGGGCAACAACTTTAGCCTGCCCTTCGCCAGGAGTCTCAAACCCAAGACGACATCCTTGAAAAAGCGCCGTGTCCGCAGATTCATCTCGGCCATTAATCCCAGCTCATAGAGGCGACCCAGGGTCTTAATCCAGCGTACAGCTACATGGTTGAACTGAGCCACATTGGGCACCCGCGGCAAAATGCCTCTAGCCTCCCCCTCTACCTTAAGCAGGTCCATAATTTTGGGGAGATCAAGCCCTTGGGGACAACGAGTGACGCAGGTTTGACAGCTGGAACAGAGCCAGATCGTCTTGCTGCGCAGGGCCTGGTCGATCCGTCCCAGCTGAATGGCTCTCAACATCTGGGCCGGGGTCAAATCCATGTTTTCGACGACCGGGCAGCCAGCCGTGCATTTCTTGCACTGGTAGCAAAGGTATATATTGCTCCCACAAGACTCCTCGATCAGCTTAACCAGGCTATCTCCATCCACTGGTTTCGTTAGCGTCGCTTGCATGCCTAAGCCTCATCCTTCCCACTGGCCACCAGAACGCCCTCCTCGATAACCGGGCGGGGCAATAACCCCGCCTCAGTAGCGATCTGAGCGACGGCTTCCTCCCACTCGATGGCCATAATATGCACACCAGCTACACCCTCGATCTGGCGCACCTGGTCGATGATTTCGACACAAATCTTAATCCCCTCAGCCTTAGCCTCACCCTTCGGTACCGAGGCCATCCGCTCGACGATCTCATCCGGGACATCCAAGCCAGGAACGTTGTTCTTCATATAGCGGGCGACGCCAACCGATTTGATTGGCCCCACGCCAGCCAGAATGAAGACGCGCTCGTGTAATCCCAGATCACGTACCATTGCCATCCACCTGGCAAACTTTTTCACGTTGTAGACTAGTTGGGTTTGGATGAAATCAGCGCCGGCCGCCACTTTCTTCGCCAAACGGAGAGCGCGAAACTCAAAGGGATCAGCAAAAGGATTCTCAGCAGCACCAATGAAGAAGCGTGGGGGCACACTCATCGTTTCGCCACACTGAAATTTCGCTTCATCACGCATATCCTTTACCATCTGGATCAATTGAATTGAATCCAGATCGAAGACGTTCTTCGCCCCAGGGTGATTGCCAAATTTCTGATGGTCACCGGTAAGGCAAAGCACGTTCCGCATACCCAGGGCCCAGGCCCCAAGAAGATCGCTCTGCATAGCGATGCGATTCCTATCGCGGCAGGTCATTTGGATGACGGGCTCCAAACCCAGGCTGACGAGGATGGTTCCTCCAGCGATGCTGGACAGGCGCACGATGGCCGTCTGATTATCAGTGATATTTATGGCATCGGCGTAACCCCTCAGCAGGGCAGCCTTGTTACACACTACACTGGCCTCGGCGCTCTTGGGGGGACCGAGCTCGGCCGTGATGGCGAAGGCGCCCGAGCGCAGGATCCTTTCCAATCTGCTGTCTGACTTTAGAGGGTTATCGTCCCGCTTCACAGTCGCAAATCCTCCCTAACAACCTTACGTGGCCCACCATCGCGGGCAGTGGCCCAATCCTTAGTTGGCCTAATCTCCACCAGTCTGGAGGTTAGCCCAAGTGCTTGGAGATGATCATAAATGAGCTGCCAGGCACAATCTACCTCGTCAGAGATCTCACATTTGCCGTTATGTGAGCCCCCACAAGGACCATTTAACAGGCTCTTCGAGCAGCGTGCGATGGGGCAGATGCCACCAGTCTCAGCCAGGATGCAGTTCCCACAACCAGCGCAAGCCTCAGCCCAAACACCGTGCTCGCGCGTGCCTCCCATAAACCCCGTGTTCAGCCCAGGCAAGACCCGTATCTTGGGATAGGCCTCCGCCAGATGCTGCACACCTACGCCACATCCCAGGGAGAGGACCACATCTACATCGGCAAGATACTCACGTAATCCCTCAACATACTCAGGCTCACACTGCCGGACGATGGTCTTCTCGACTATCTCTATTTCAAGCCCCTTGGCCTTCGCCGCTATACGGAGGGCAGAGGATAGTATCCCCACCTCCTTCTCGCCGCCGGCCGCACATACAGTGACACAGGCACCACAGCCAACCACCAGTATGCGGCGATAATCAGCCAGCATCTCCTCGATCTCTTCAAAGGGCTTCTGCTCAGCAACTATCATCGCTATTACACCTCCGCGGCGACCGCCTCCACCACGGTCACCCTTTTTACTGGATTAGGGCCAAGACGGCGAGCCCGCTCCGTCATTTCCGTCGCCGCCTCCGCAAAGGTGGTAGCCATAGCGGCAGACATATTGTACATCTCCAGTCGCTCGCTCCCCAGTCCAATCTTATCCAGAAGACGCTTCACATACTGAACCCGCTTCTTAGCCCGTAGATTGCCCGTCAGGTAATGACAATTACCTTCCAGGCAACCGGCCATGAAGACAGCATCAGCACCATCCTCAAATGCCCGCAGGATGTGCAGCACATCAACTCGCCCCGAACACGGAACCTGAATTATCTTCACGTTCGGTGGATACTTTAAGCGCATCACCCCGGCCAGGTCGGCCGCAGCAAAGGCGCAGTGAAAACAGCAGAAACTGACCACCTCTGGTTCAAAACTCATTTCTCCCCTACCAGTAAAGCCTCGCTCTTGACCATGATTTGATCATCACGGAAATGAGCCAGCTGTATTGCTTTAGCCGGACACTCAGCTACACAAATCCCACAGCCATGACACGCAGCTGCTTCGATCTCAGCCACTCCTTCAGCATTGATGATGGGCACCCCATAGGGACAGACCCGCACACAAGTCAAACAGGCCGCACATTTCTCCGCTTCGACCTTAGCCACGGGTCCGCCCACCTCCAGCTGAATCTTAGATAGGATGGTGGCCGCTCGGGCCGCTGTGGCCAAGGCTTGGCTGATGCACTCCTCAATCGGCTTAGGGTAATGAGCCAGGCCACAGACAAAGATCCCGTCGGAGGCGAAATCGACCGGCCGTAGCTTGATGTGAGCCTCAAGGAAGAACCCCTCCTTGGTCAGAGGCAATTTCAAGATAGGGGCCAGCTTCTCGCCACCCTCGTTAGGCACAACAGCCGTACTGAGGACAAGCAAGTCAGGCTCAATGGTGAGCTCTTCGTCCAGGATCTTGTCTGCTATCAGGCACTCCAGATGGCCATTGGTCAAGTGTACCTGTGGCTCCTGCCCCTCATCGTAGCGCAGGAAGATCACCCCCTTGCTCCTCGCCTGGGTATATAGCTCCTCATAGAAGGCATAAGTGCGTATATCTTTGTAGAGAACGTAGATCGTCGCCGCCGGATTCAACTCCTTGAGACGGAGGGCATTTTTCATGGCCGAGACGCAGCAGAGGCGACTGCAATAGCCAGCCCTCTCGCCGGCCGGCCCTACGCATTGGATCATCGCCACAGTCTTAGCGGCCGTGACCTCAGGGGAGAGATCGGCCATCTTCTCTTCCAGGTCTAACTGGGTGATCACCCGCTTATCTTTACCCAACAAATATTCATCACCACGATATTCACGTCCACCCGTAGCCACGATGGTGGCGCCATGCTCCAACAAATGCTGGCGGCCGTCCTGTTCAATGGTCGTCTTGAAGTTGCCCACAAACCCGGTTGATTTGACTACCTCTGTATCGAGCAGCACTTCGATCCGCTCGTGCCCGATTACACGTTGGATGAGCGAGCGCAGGTGAGTCTGCGGATCATAGCCGTCGATGGTGTTATAGAGATGGCGCAGGTTGCCCCCAAGCTCAAACTCCTGTTCCACCAGATAGACACCAAAACCCTGATCAGCTAGAGACAGGGCTGCTGTCATACCGGAGATCCCACCACCGATGACGAGGGCACGATGACTGATCGCCTGAGGCATTTTAGTCAACGGCTCCAGCAGGCGCGCTCTGGCTACAGCCATGCGCACCAGCTCCTTAGCCTTCTCCGTAGCCCTTCTATGATCATCGGAGTGCACCCATGAACACTGATCACGGATATTAGCCATCTCAAAGAGATAGGGGTTCAGACCAGCCTCGCGGATTGTTTCCTGAAAGAGCGGTTCGTGGGTGCGCGGTGTACACGAAGCGACGACGACGCGATTAAGCCGGTGCTCGGCGATCTGCTGGCGAATACGCTCTTGGGCATCAGGGGCACAGGTGTACAGGTTTCGCTCCGTATGCACCACCTTCCCCAGCGTTTCGGCATATTGACGCACCTCTTCGACATCTACGACTCCAGCGATATTTGAACCGCAATGGCAGATAAAGACCCCAACACGTGGCTCCTGGTCAGCGAGTGGAATCTCCGCTGGATATACCTTCTCGCTGACCAGAGCGCCCCGCGCCGTGGCCAACAGGCGCAAGGCCTCAGCAGCAGCCGCGCTGGCTTGGGTGACACTATCAGGGATATCCATCGGCGCCGTGAATGGGCCACAAACAAAAACCCCCGCCTGGCTGGTGCGAAGTGGCGCCAACTTATCTGTGCGACAAAAGCCGTAGGGATTCAGCTCGATGCCGAAGGTTTCAGCTAAAGCACGCGCACCTGGCGGCGGTGCCATACCTACGGAGAGCACGACCAGGTCAAACTCCTCTTCAACCAGGCAGCCATCATTGGCTTCGTATCTCAGGATGATATTCTTCGTATGGGGAGATTCCTTAAGCGAGGAGGGGCGACAGCGGGTATACTTGATCCCATAGACGTTCCGGGCACGCTCGTAGTAGGCGTCAAAGCCCTTGCCAAAGGCGCGCATATCCATCAAGAATATGTGGCAATCTGTATCAGGAGAGTGTTCCTTAGCCATTATCGCTTCCTTCGTGGCGTACATACAGCAGACGGAGGAGCAGTATGGGTGCTCTTTGTCGCGTGAGCCGATGCATTGCAAGAAGGCAATCCGTTTCGCTGGGACATGATCGGAGGGACGGATCACCTCGCCAGCCGTTGGGCCGGAAGCACTCAGCAACCGCTCAAACTGGAGACTGGTCACAACGTTTAGGTAACGACCGAAACCAAACTCCTCAGCCAACCTTGCCTCGTACACCTCGTATCCCGGGGCCAGGATGACCGCCCCCACCCGCAATTGCTTCTGACGCTCTCGTTCTCCGTGATCGATAGCCTTGGCCTGGCATACCCGCACACACTCATAGCACTCAGAACAGATCCCGCAATTAAGACAACGACGCGCCTCGGCGATGGCCATCTCCTCAGTGAATCCCAGCTCCACTTCGTCGAAATTGCCCCGGCGTTGTACGAGGGGAAGTGTCGGCATAGGAGGACAGGATTGCCGGATGATCTCTTTGTTAAGCAGCTTCTGCTGTGCCTCGGCCTTCCCCAATTCGACGACTGGGAGCGATTCTGGGACAGGCGAACTGGCTATCTCTCCCCGTAGAAAGCGGTCGATGGAGAGAGCAGCCCTGTGCCCAGCAGCCACTGCATCGACCACGTAGGCTGTGCCGCTAACGGCATCGCCCCCGGCGAATACACCTGGCATGGTCGTGGACAGGGTCTCCGGATCGACGGTGATGGTGCCTTTAGCAGTAACCACGATCTTCTCGGGCAGTGACGTTGTATCAACGGTCTGGTTGACCGCAGCAATGACCGTATCAACCTCCAGGGTAAACTCGGAGCCAGGAATAGGGATAGGACGGCGACGCCCACTCTCGTCAGGCTCACCCAGGGCCATCTTCTGACAAACCAGAGCTGTAACCTTGCCCTGTTCATCACTCAGAATCCCCACGGGAGCCGTCTGAAGCAATAGACTAAC
Proteins encoded in this region:
- a CDS encoding heterodisulfide reductase-related iron-sulfur binding cluster, producing the protein MQATLTKPVDGDSLVKLIEESCGSNIYLCYQCKKCTAGCPVVENMDLTPAQMLRAIQLGRIDQALRSKTIWLCSSCQTCVTRCPQGLDLPKIMDLLKVEGEARGILPRVPNVAQFNHVAVRWIKTLGRLYELGLMAEMNLRTRRFFKDVVLGLRLLAKGRLKLLPPLVRYTAPGVQARPALEGRIGRLAYYPGCALHSSAVEFDLSTRAVADRLRLELVEPKNWICCGSSPAHASDPLLAVTLPLRNLALIEESGESRVTMPCASCYSRFRMAIHEVQTNHSLAEAVRSETGYKYEGKVNVDHLLTTVVRDIGLEVVRGQVKKPLTGLKVVCYYGCLLTRPPEVVATDHPEYPVMMDHLLEALGGRALDWSYKTDCCGASLMLTETDIALGLVERILRNAKEVGAEAIVVACPLCHANLDTRQSQLSGGRKGSYNLPIFYFTELMGLAFAVPAGKLGLTKHIIDPKPLLKKKGLWS
- a CDS encoding methylenetetrahydrofolate reductase, which produces MKRDDNPLKSDSRLERILRSGAFAITAELGPPKSAEASVVCNKAALLRGYADAINITDNQTAIVRLSSIAGGTILVSLGLEPVIQMTCRDRNRIAMQSDLLGAWALGMRNVLCLTGDHQKFGNHPGAKNVFDLDSIQLIQMVKDMRDEAKFQCGETMSVPPRFFIGAAENPFADPFEFRALRLAKKVAAGADFIQTQLVYNVKKFARWMAMVRDLGLHERVFILAGVGPIKSVGVARYMKNNVPGLDVPDEIVERMASVPKGEAKAEGIKICVEIIDQVRQIEGVAGVHIMAIEWEEAVAQIATEAGLLPRPVIEEGVLVASGKDEA
- a CDS encoding methylenetetrahydrofolate reductase C-terminal domain-containing protein yields the protein MIVAEQKPFEEIEEMLADYRRILVVGCGACVTVCAAGGEKEVGILSSALRIAAKAKGLEIEIVEKTIVRQCEPEYVEGLREYLADVDVVLSLGCGVGVQHLAEAYPKIRVLPGLNTGFMGGTREHGVWAEACAGCGNCILAETGGICPIARCSKSLLNGPCGGSHNGKCEISDEVDCAWQLIYDHLQALGLTSRLVEIRPTKDWATARDGGPRKVVREDLRL
- a CDS encoding hydrogenase iron-sulfur subunit gives rise to the protein MSFEPEVVSFCCFHCAFAAADLAGVMRLKYPPNVKIIQVPCSGRVDVLHILRAFEDGADAVFMAGCLEGNCHYLTGNLRAKKRVQYVKRLLDKIGLGSERLEMYNMSAAMATTFAEAATEMTERARRLGPNPVKRVTVVEAVAAEV
- a CDS encoding NAD(P)-binding protein, whose translation is MSDKRREEKETIGAALVVGGGVAGVQAALDLAEAGIKVYLVEQSAAIGGKMAQLDKTFPTNDCAMCTISPRLVECGRHLNIELLTNSVVESISGAAADFTVTVRQKPRFVSLERCTSCDDCVKVCPVTVPNQFNATLDQRTAIYKLYPQAVPNAYAIEKKGIAPCKAACPAGISVQGYIALIVQGRFIDALRVVKDRMPFAAACGRICNHPCEKECNRGVVDEAVSIMYLKRFVSDYAFNTGAPLPEPVEKTKSERVAIIGAGPAGLTAAKDLAHLGYPVTAFEALPVAGGMLRVGIPEYRLPRHLLQRDIDEICALGVDLQLNMALGRDITIQQLFREGYQAIFLALGAHVSQKLNVEGEDAIGVLGAIDFLREVSLGTVQHTGERVAVIGGGNTAIDAARTAVRLGAKEVRLVYRRSLEEMPADRPEIEEAEAEGVSLLLQTAPVGILSDEQGKVTALVCQKMALGEPDESGRRRPIPIPGSEFTLEVDTVIAAVNQTVDTTSLPEKIVVTAKGTITVDPETLSTTMPGVFAGGDAVSGTAYVVDAVAAGHRAALSIDRFLRGEIASSPVPESLPVVELGKAEAQQKLLNKEIIRQSCPPMPTLPLVQRRGNFDEVELGFTEEMAIAEARRCLNCGICSECYECVRVCQAKAIDHGERERQKQLRVGAVILAPGYEVYEARLAEEFGFGRYLNVVTSLQFERLLSASGPTAGEVIRPSDHVPAKRIAFLQCIGSRDKEHPYCSSVCCMYATKEAIMAKEHSPDTDCHIFLMDMRAFGKGFDAYYERARNVYGIKYTRCRPSSLKESPHTKNIILRYEANDGCLVEEEFDLVVLSVGMAPPPGARALAETFGIELNPYGFCRTDKLAPLRTSQAGVFVCGPFTAPMDIPDSVTQASAAAAEALRLLATARGALVSEKVYPAEIPLADQEPRVGVFICHCGSNIAGVVDVEEVRQYAETLGKVVHTERNLYTCAPDAQERIRQQIAEHRLNRVVVASCTPRTHEPLFQETIREAGLNPYLFEMANIRDQCSWVHSDDHRRATEKAKELVRMAVARARLLEPLTKMPQAISHRALVIGGGISGMTAALSLADQGFGVYLVEQEFELGGNLRHLYNTIDGYDPQTHLRSLIQRVIGHERIEVLLDTEVVKSTGFVGNFKTTIEQDGRQHLLEHGATIVATGGREYRGDEYLLGKDKRVITQLDLEEKMADLSPEVTAAKTVAMIQCVGPAGERAGYCSRLCCVSAMKNALRLKELNPAATIYVLYKDIRTYAFYEELYTQARSKGVIFLRYDEGQEPQVHLTNGHLECLIADKILDEELTIEPDLLVLSTAVVPNEGGEKLAPILKLPLTKEGFFLEAHIKLRPVDFASDGIFVCGLAHYPKPIEECISQALATAARAATILSKIQLEVGGPVAKVEAEKCAACLTCVRVCPYGVPIINAEGVAEIEAAACHGCGICVAECPAKAIQLAHFRDDQIMVKSEALLVGEK